In the Diceros bicornis minor isolate mBicDic1 chromosome X, mDicBic1.mat.cur, whole genome shotgun sequence genome, CAAGGGCGATTTGTAGGGGAGGGGCAGGACATCAGCATTTCTCATCCTGCCCCTAGCTACTTGTTGCTAAGGCTAAGTTCTGGGTGAGTGTGGCTGAGAGATGAGGACTTGCTTCTTCCTCCCAAACTTCACTCATGGGATGGAGACTTGACCTTGGGTGCGGCATCACGGAGTATACTGGGACCTGATCACCCTTACATAGATTGTAATCCGTGTGTGATCCACACTGAGAGAGGCAAGGTGAGAAGAGCTGAGGCTGCTCTCCCCTCCATAAAGATCCTACAGCAGGGGTGTCACTCAGAGAAAAATGCCCCATTGTCtccacctccagctccagagccatgGCTCAGAGATTTGCCCTGGAGGAGAAACAGGCCATAAAACAGAGGATGCTGAATCTCTTACCAAAGGAACTGACTCCATTTGCAACAGAGCATGGAGAAGTTCAAACCTAAGGGCCCTCTCAAAAACAGTGGAATTTGTGATGAAAGGCAATTGGGAAGAGATTGGTAGATTAATTGGATATGTGGACAAAACTGTAGGCTGGGTAGTTTTCTGGAGAGAAACCGAGAAAGAAACACCTGGGAGGAGCCCTCCTGGAGACAGAATAAGTCTTAAACATTGACCTAAGCAACTAACCCTTCAAGAGAgcctggattttttctttttctttttctttctttcttttttttttttttgaggaagattggccctgaggtaacatctgttgccaatcttcctccttttttccttttttctccccaaagccccagtagatagttgtatgtcatagttgtacatccttctagttgctctatgtgggatgctgcctcagcatggctcgatgagcagtgcataggtccacgcccaggaagcgaaccagcaaaccctgggccgctgaagcagagcacacaaacttaaccactacaccacagggctggcccaagagccTGGATTTGATTGGATCAGTCTGTGGAACAATTTGTGCTTCAGGGCATTGTTAAAAACAGTAGAGAAATCAGCTGGTAGTTAGTGGAGCTTAACAGTTGGAAGTggtcagagaaagagacaaagagttCTGACCAAACTAATGTCATCCCAGGGTGACTGGGGTCATACCAAAGTCTGCACCCCATGAGGAACAACATCAAAGGCTTCACAATGTGAGGGGAGGCTATAGACTTCACTAAAATGATCCAGCCAGTCACTAAACAattaaacagaaataataatagcacttggtggggccagccccatggcgtagcagttaagtgtgcgcgctctgctgctggcggcccgggtttggatttgGGCTCAcgctgacgtaccgcttgtcaggccatactgtggtgtcatctcacataaagtggaggaagatcagcatggatgttagctcagggccagtcttcctcagcaaaaagaggaggatttgacatgaatgttagctcaggactgatcttcctcaccaaaaataaataaataaataaataggcacTTGGTGGTGGAACCAGTActcagagttgctacaatatattatctaaaatttcCAGTTtcccacagaaattgtgagacaTGCAAAGATACAGGAAAGTATGACCCACACACCAGAACAAAAGCAGACAACAAAGCTTGTTGTCAGAGCATCCAGATGTGGGATTTAACAGACAAACTTCAAAGTCACCATTATAGATCTGTTCAAAggactaaaggaaaccatgattaaagaagtaaaggaagatgtGATGACAATGCtgcatcaaatagagaataccGATAAAAATAGAAGTCacaaaaaggaaccaaatggaaattctggagttgaaaattaCAGTAACtgcaatgaaaaattcactagagggctgACTTAGTCGAtttgaactggcagaagaaagaatagtGAACTTGATGATAGGACAATTGAGATTTCCCAGTTTGAGGAGccgaaagaaaaaagaatgaagaagaatgAAAGGAAATTTTTCAGACTGAAAGCAAGCGACCCCAGGCAGTAATTCAAATCCATGCAaaaaacaacacaacaacaaCCCACAGGGGTACTGGTAAAGGAAACTGTAATTTGAAAAGTgtaaatgcatatttattttcctttcttctcctaactgatttaaaaaataattgtgtaaTATATTATGCATATAAGATATAAGATGTAATATATTTTCCAGTAACAGCACAAAGGGGGTGGGTGGAAGCAAAGCTGTGCTGGATTAAGAAGATGACTCCAGAAGATAACTAGAATCCACAGAAACAAATGAGGAGAATCATAAATGACAAATAAGGAGGTTAATGTAGCAAAATCTATAAATATACGTTTGctcttctctcagcttctttaAAGACATAAAGACATGtaattatataaagtaataattatgtCAATGTATTGTTGAGTTTGTAGAatctatatatttaatacatataaCAATAATACCACAAAAAGGGAATGAGTTGACCTTGCGGATCATGGCTGGGCTCACCTATCTAAGGCCTTAGAAGGGGCAACTAGACTGACTTGGCTCAGCTCCACTTGGTccctcatcctccagcaggctggCTTATACTCGACATGACAGAAGTAGGTGTTTCAAGTAAGAGTGAAAGACCACAGTCTCTTGAGGACCAGGCCCATTCCGGGCCCACCATCACTTCCCCATTTTATTTCCCCAAGTAAGGGGTAAGGCCAACCCAGATTTAAGAGTTGGGGATATAGGTACCATGTCTTGGTTGTAAGAGCTGCaaagtcacattttttttttaaatgtgtatacaTGGAGTGGATACAGAGAATGGGATAATTGTGGCCATTTCTGCAAACAATGTACCACACAGTGTTACAACCATTCATCCTGCACTTCCTTGCTCTCTTAGAACCTTTTTCTATCATtcgttaattaaaaaaaaaaatatatatatatatatatatatataaattatgttcATGTTCATCCAGATTTGACAGATGGATCCAAGTGCCAAGATGTCTATTAAAGTCCAGATTCTTCATTGCTTGTGGGTGGATACAAGGTTTTCTCAACCCCATCTTTTCTTGCACTCATATTTGGTCACACTTATTAGCTTTCATTTAAAACACCCCAAGTACTTTACCAGTTTAGGGATTTGCCTATGCCatctttctggaatgttctttctcttACCACTTTTCTGCCTCATTTCCTATTCTTGTGCCAGTTCTCAGTTTCGatgtcccttcctcagaggatATTCCTTGATTACTCCATCTAAGTTACATCCCCTCATTGTATcttaaagtaatttatttttaaggtacatttttaaatgtaatgtcGTTCTCAATCAAGGACAATTTTGCCCTCTGGGGACATTTCACAATGTCTAGAGATACTTTTTAGCATCACAACTGGACGATGCTATTATTATCTAATGGGTGGAGGCCAAGGCTATTGCTAAATATCGTATGCCAGGAACAGCCCTCctgccccacaacaaagaattattcagtCCAAAATGTCCATAGTGTGGAGGTTGATAAACTCTGCTTTAGGTTACACATGACAATTTGGAATTACATATGTCTTTGGGTGTTTGTTTCACgtctgtctttcccactagactGGATGCTCCATAAAGAAGAGATAATGTCTGTTTTGTTTAACACTGAATATCCAGCATGTACCTCAGTGCTTGATACCAGGTAGCTGCACAATAAATTTGTTAACTGAAAGAAGGAAGGGCAGGCAGGAggcaagaaggaagggaaagactTCATAAGGAGGGTATGTGAACATTTCTGGGTGTAGAAGATGCCGTCAGCATCCTACCCATACTCTCACATCCTATACCATTTAGATGCATGTTTGCCTGACTTTCAAATGTCGGAacctgtatttctttgtgtgaggGCTTTTATTAGGCTGTCAGAGCCCACTCTGCCCAATAGCATGATAGTCCAGAATGCTGGGGCATTATTTTCCACGGAAAGTGTGTTTTCTAGTGTTCCCTAAAGTTCTTCAGTGATATTAAGCTAATTAATAATGGACACTTTGCTTCCTTCCATACCCTGTCTCAATTCCTCACTTCCCCACTGGAGTTTCCTGGGAATACCtcctgtggtaggctgaataaggCCCCCCAAATAACCAGATCCAAATCTCTTGAGCTTGTGACTGTTACCTTATATGGTAAAAGAGAATTCACATATAAAATtatgttaaggatcttgagatggtaGATTATTCTGTATTATCTGATAGAGCCTAAGTGCAAACAcacatgtccttataagagggaggcagagatcgATTTgacacagaagaaggaaatttgaCCATTGAAGCaagatgctacactgctggctgTGAGGACGAAGGAAGGGGGCACAGGCAAGGCATGCAAGGAATGTAGCTCCGGGagctggaaaaggccaggaaacagattctcctctagagcctctagAGGTGCATGGTCCTCTTGGCAACTTGTTTTCAGCACAGAGAAACTGTTTTAGACTTCTTTCCTCCAGAGCTGTGCGAGACTagatatgtgttgttttaagccaccaaatctgTAGCAATTCATTATAGCTGTCATAGGAATTTAATATAGATTTTGGTAGCAGGAAGTgggttgctgctataacaaatatctaaaaatgtggaagtggctttggaaatGAATAATGGCTATAAGCTGGAATAATTTTGAGGCACATGATAGAAAAATCCTAGATTACCTTGAGCAGTTAgtagaaatatggatgttaaaagtgctgcaaactggtgcagccactatggaaaacagtatggagattcctcaaaaaatcaagaatagaactaccatatgatccagctattccactgctgggtatttatccaaagaacttgaaaacaccaatgcgtaaggATACATGCAGCCCTGTGtgcattgcagcgttattcacaatagccaagacttggaagcaacctaagtgcccatcaagggacgaatggataaagaagacgtggtatatatacacaatggaatactactcagccataagaaatgatgaaatccagccatttgtgacaacatggatggacattgagggtattatgcaaagtgaaataagtcagagggagaaggtccaataccgtatgatttccttcattaagtggtagataataaaaacaataaacaaacacatagagacagagattggattgttggttaccagaggggaatggtgGAGGGatgagggcgaaagggataattcggcacatgtgtgtggtgatgggttgtaattagtatttgggtggtgaacatgatgtaatctatgcagaaatagaagtataatgatgtatacccgaaatttatacaatgttataaaccaatgttactgcaataaacaaaaaattaaaaaaaaaaaaaaaagaaagaaatatatcctaaaaaaaaaaaaaagtgctgctgGTGAGAACTCAAAAGAAAGTGAGGAGCACAGTAGATAAAGCCTATATTGTCTTAGAGAATACCTAAATCATTGTAAACAGACTATTGATGGAAATATGAATGTCAAAGGTGTTGCTGGTGAAGGTTGAgaaggaaattaggaaaataatattgGAAATTAGAGGAGAGGGGATTCTTGTTATGTAGTAACAGAAATCttagctgaattgtgtcctagAGTTATGTGAAAAGCAGAACTTGTAAGGAATGGATTGAAGATTTAGCTGAGCAGATTTCCAAGAAAAGTGTGGAAGGCATACCCTTGTTTCTTTTTGCTACTTATGGTAAAATGCTAGAGGAAAGACATAAATTGAGGGAAGaactgttaagcaaaaaggaaccaggtCTGGAAGATCTCAACCTATCCAGATGACAAAAGACATTAAAATTAGAGAATCCACTGTCAAGAACGCATCCTATAGAAATTAAATCAAGGATGTAGCTAGACATCCTTTTGCTAGTATCTCGGAGGGATCAAAAGATCGAAGTATTCATTCAAACAGAGGATTCTCTGAAGCAGTATGGGATGTGAATCCTGAATAACCCTAGCCATCTCAGCAGAAGGGAGGAATAGAGATGGGATTTTTCAGGAGGGATCTGCGAATGAGCCTCTTGTCTAAGAGCATGAATCCCTATGACGTACATGGGGGACTACAAGATTTTGAGTATGTTAAATCAGCAGAGACAATGCCATCTATCTTTAACTGAAAGGGTAGATAgaggataaaatgaaagaaaaggctgtgagactcctaaaatttGACAAGCAGAAAATAGGCTAATAAAACTACTCAGCTGTGAACTTGTGCTCGgttcaaaataaaggaaagatgATTCTGAGGGCAGAGCCTAGGGCCTAGAGGGCAGAGCTATGGACCCAGGTGAAGTCATGGGATCAGAGGCAGGAACCTCAAGCCAGAGTGGATTATTCTCAGGCCTTGAAACGTATGGAGGTTTGCCTGCTTGGATATTGAAATTGCTTGGATCAGacacttctttcttccttctgctttctcaCTTTTGGAATGGAAGTGTCTATAACTGTTATCAGctggaaatgaaacaaaaacaaagcagaaatacaaaattagtgaagaggaaaattaaaatgaaaaaaaaacaagaaatgtctCTTGGTGTTTTGACTTCACCTAGGACAGGGAAGAAAAGACACATCTTAAACTGAGCATAAGGTacacttctctctctcaacaaTGTTTACCTGCTTGTGACAGGTGAATCCATTGAGCATCTCATTGTAACTTCCAAAATGGTCAAAGGATATTTTTCAAACAGTGTAAAATCAAGACACTCATACAGATATGAAGTGAACATGTGTTAAAAGATcctatttaggggccagccctgtggcttagcggttaagtgtgcatgctccgctactggcgacccgggttcagatcccgggggcacactgacgcaccgcttgtccggccatgctgaggccgcatcccacatacagcaactagaaggatgtgcaactatgacatacaactatctactggggctttggggagaaaaagggaaaagaggaggaggattggcaatagatgttagctcagggccagtcttccttggcaaaaaaaaaaaaaaagaggattggcatggatgttagcttagggctgatcttcctcacaaaaaaacaaaaaaaagatcctATTTACTCCCTGAGGGAATGGGAAGATATTATAGCTGGTTCAAAAGAGAATCCAAATATTAGATACAGGAATATTGATTaagaatatttaaatgaatgtGTAAATGGAGCCAAAACTAGTTTTGTTACATCGTAAGTGGGAGGGACAATTTAATCTCTACTAGACAAGACATTTTACATGTTTATCAGTGTCCTACAACtaacaaaagattttaaaagagctCAAAGACAGTGCAAGGCTAGAATCAGATAACATGGAGTTGTGTCCTAAAGACAGGGAAAAGTTTCCGTtgaaacacacatttatttttacacTGTTAAAGTCAAGCAGAATATTATAATTCCCTCAAAATCAAGGTCCAGTCATTACAGTGACCAGATTCCTGTCATGGACATTTCTAGGCTAAGACCTGATAAGGGCATGATGGACACCAGTGACATCCCAAAGCCTAGGATGTCACAAAGGCAGGATGTCCCTGACCAATCAGGGGCTAGAGCTCAGGGATATAGTGGGCAGGGCTGAGTGCTGGTGTCTAGAGAGACCCGGTCCGGCTGGAGAATCAAGCAGAGCTGACAGGACCCAAACCCAGCAGATATCATGGCAGAAGAGCAGAACCGTGACAGCTCCTATCAGAATCCAGCCTGTCTTCCAACAGCCGAGCTACAGTTCCCTGTGAGCTACCTGGACCGCCTTCTGCAGAAGGATGAACACGCCCAGCATCCGAGTTCATCCACAGAAGATTTCCTCGTTGCCATGCTCGACTGCCTTACCGACTACATCCTGGAGATGGTAGGCAACGAGGCCACCAATAGCAGTAGCATCCCACAAGATGTGGAGGGAGGAGTGAACAACAACAGAGAGCCCCAGCGCCAAGTGAAGGATGCGGCCTTCACTCTGTTTGACAAGATGCCCGGAGGCAGGAAGAACGGCTGAAGCCTGGGTCACAGAGCCTGGTGGGAGTCCTCAGCCACAGCTCAAGCAGAAAGTTCTCACAGCTGAGGAGTCCTGGCTTCTGTCATTCAATGAATGCTATTAAAGGATTAGAATCCATTGCTGTGTTTCTGACTCCTCTCCGTTTCTGTCATTTTGAGTTAGAGGTATCTGTGAGACATCCAGGATGAGACGTCTCATGGAGGGTTGGAGGGGGAGAGGGTGTGGGCAGTGTGGGATGGTGGGCAGTGTGGGATGCTGGAATCGGTGATTTCTGGGAGCAGTTTCTCATGGTGACAGTGTGGGGAGTGGCCGTGGTGGGAGTAGCTGGCTGAGGTTGTGGGGAGAGAAGACTTCCTCACTGGCTCTGAGAAAGTCAAGGCCTGTGAGGCCAGGAGGTTTGGGGgggacaggggtggggtgggggggtggggtgcgCGCGCTCCAGGCATGTTGGATTCCCAGAATGACGGCGGTAGCTGCAGAGGGCCTGAAGATCATGACTGAGTGCCAAAGACTTTATTCACGACGGGGAACATCGAAAAGTCAGGAGGGGATGGCAACGAGGGTGGGTGGAGAGGGCGGCTCGGCAGTTGACATGAACTTAATGGGACAGGGGCTTTACATGAAGTTTGAGGAGTGATGGGGAAACCATAAAGAACTATACATAAAAGGAATTACCATCAggttgatttcatttatttatacccTGCCTCATTCCAAAACAAGGAATCGAGACAGGAGTTATTAGCTAGTGCTATGATACTCTGTGGAGTATATCCTTCTGTCCTCTTGTGAACACTGGTGAATTAAGTAGTAATATTATATCAAAGCTACTGTCTGGTTTAAAACAGGCAATTCAAGAGGTTCATTGTTATTAACTAATGAATTGGCTTACTtataaatgtatttcatttcaaaCATAATTATCAATCTCATTCTCTGAT is a window encoding:
- the LOC131400483 gene encoding huntingtin-interacting protein M-like, translated to MAEEQNRDSSYQNPACLPTAELQFPVSYLDRLLQKDEHAQHPSSSTEDFLVAMLDCLTDYILEMVGNEATNSSSIPQDVEGGVNNNREPQRQVKDAAFTLFDKMPGGRKNG